CTGGGGGCAGGTTTTCCTGTAAAAATGTCACATAAAAAACGCTCTTATCTACTTTGTAAGTACGCCAATAAAattcaaaaagatcaaatgacCTCAAATTGAACTTCATAAAAGAACCTTTACGTTTAGAGCCGAAAGCTTGAAACTTACCTTTTATGGATCTATTTTAAAAGGTTACCTATTCTacacaaaatcaacaaaaaaggcCCGGTGCCCGGTTtcaaaagcaacaggaaatgacctcaaAGTGATCccaaaagtcaacaggaagtcaccaaaATAAGAGGATGTCCCAAATTTGAGAGAAATCGAcacaaaattcattttaaaaaaagggaccTGGGAGAAGTTCAAAACtgaccaaaatcaacaggaagtgacttggaaaTGCCCACAAATCGACAGGAAGTAACTATGATacacaggaagtggcccaaaatgtcCCAAAAGCCAGCCAAAATGAGCTTCCCATTGACAACCACATAGGTCCAATTcatccactgaggacgccattttgtcttttttgccggCGCCAGACTTCCTAGCCATTGGGACAGTCGGGTTCGATGGGACAGTCGAGTTCGACGCCCCCGTCTCTCGGGGTCAATGGCGCCGAGTTCAAAGGTTATCCTATTTTTTGTTCAGATTTGAACTTTTAGCGCAATGTATTTCACACAAGGGGGGTAAAGGAGTCCAAAGTACGCCGTCGGCGGTGGTCGTCCGCCCCCGTGCCCCTCCCCCAGCGGTTTGTCCCCCTTTGGGCTCCCGCTCGGGGGTCCATAAAAGCGCGACGGCGACGGCAGTCTCTCCGAACGTTCCTGCGCTCGTACGATAATGGCTTCTCACCTGTTCGCCGCTCTGCTGTGCTTGGCCTTGGTTCTTCCCGACCTCTTGGGGGCCACGTCTCCCCCCTTGGCCACGTGCGAGCCGGAAGGCGCGACGGCGGCGGCCCAATTGGCCGTGCGACACATCAACGGGCACCACAAGCACGGCTACAAGTTTCGGCTGGCGGAACTGCTGAGCAACCGGTTAGCCTGGCAAGCTAGCTCGCTAGCACGCCGTTTTAcatggctttttaaaatgaatggctTGAAAAATAATCTTGTCTAGGAGCATCTCTTGTGTTTTCTTTGGTAAATTTGTCCAAATGTAGTGTTCCCTCGCCATTTGGCGGTTCGACTTTGGCGTTTTCcccaatataaaaaaagaagtcactTTCAAAGTACTCACTAGAAGGGGTGGCTGTTGCCCAAGAAAATGGTCACCGAGCTGGAGTCGTCGTGGCCAGGTCGATGGAGGCTCCCACTATCAGATTGGATTCTTAGCTCGGAATGGGATCAGTTCAAGAGCTTTGCTTCCAAGTCACTGAGTGGCTGAGCAGGCGTAGCGGCTAACCTTAACTTTTAGCCCTAACATGCTACGTAAAATGCGCTCCTTTAACAGTGCTAATGtattgaatttatttaaaaGCCTAACCTTCTATTGAAAGCAAGTCCTGCAAAGACGCAATGTCATTGTGTTGTGGTGCTCGTTTTTGACTCGAATGGCGTTAGCGTTCGGGACCGGATATGAATAAGGGAAAAACTTTGGGCTCCTCCCTCCAGGTGTCCGACAATTGCGTCATCGACCTGCAGCTGAAGTTGTCGCAGACCAAATGTCACGTGAGCAATCCCAAATATCACGAGGACTGCGAGGTCATGGCGCCTAGCGACCGGGTGAGTAGCAAAACGCTAGCCTGCGTGCTAAACTAAGCTAACCAGAGTGTTTGCTTTCAGGGAGCCTCTGCCAACTGCAACATCCGGCTGTCCGTCACAGGGGGCGTGGCCAACGTGGTCCATTACAATTGCGACACCAAAGCAGGTTGGGGGCTTGCTCCTTTTCTTTGGCCTCACTTTTGATCAAATATCCATTTtaggggctgtttgctgtctatgattatttgtttttgacACGGCGGCAGCATCTTTTTGGTCCCTTTCTTCACTCAAATGCAAATGAAAGTGACCTGGGAATGCTCTCAAAGCAACAAGAAGTGACCCTGCtgcaatgccccaaaatcaaagcaaagtgacccaaagtcaacaggaagtttATCAACGGGGCTTTTTCtagttgatagttttttttcttcttctcccgtGCAGAGCCCAACAACTCCGAGATGGCCATGATTTGTCCCGACTGCCCCGGCTTGTCGCCCTTGGACAGCGAAATTGGCCTGACGGCGGTTCAGGCGGCCGTCAGACAGCACAACCAGCAGAGCAATCACCTCAACTACTTTGGCCTGATGGAGATTTCCAAGCTGACGTCCTACGTGAGCACCGACCAAATCCTCTCGTCGTCGTTTTGCGATTGAGTCGACGTCTCGtccgtttgaagcgggagggatGAGACCTTTCctcgcccctaccaagatggccgccccggTGCCACGGTCCCCTCAAAGTCAATGCCTCGTGGTTGATTCACCCAAGGCGCCCGAGGACAATCTCGGCAGCTAACGGCTTGAAATAGATTGATATAGTGATATTCACGGCGACATCGACGTTGATGGGAACGCGGCCATCTTGGTGGTGGCGAGGAAAGCTTTTTCAGGGCTTTGGCCTTCAATGGAGACGAGCGCCGCTTGACGAGACGCGTTTCCTCGCACAGTACATCCCGGCTCCCAGCATGGGCACCATGATGGGGCTGGAGTTCGCTATGGTGGAGACGGCGTGCCGCAAAGATTCCAGGATGGTGCTGGAGGCCTGCTCGCCTCGCTGCCCCGACCGAGCCGTGAGTCCAATCCTCCGCCgatcgggaaaaaaaaaaaaaagaactcattTCTCGTGGcctcttttttttcagattttttaaaatgatttttttaaaactatctgGACAACTCATAGTCCCACGTCCCACGCTGAAAAAGATATTGGTTTTACAACTACTTTAAGTATTAAATTAATTCAGtaaaatggacttttttttaaatagaataatTGCTATTCATTAGCTGCCC
Above is a genomic segment from Stigmatopora argus isolate UIUO_Sarg chromosome 8, RoL_Sarg_1.0, whole genome shotgun sequence containing:
- the LOC144079084 gene encoding alpha-2-HS-glycoprotein-like gives rise to the protein MNKGKTLGSSLQVSDNCVIDLQLKLSQTKCHVSNPKYHEDCEVMAPSDRGASANCNIRLSVTGGVANVVHYNCDTKAEPNNSEMAMICPDCPGLSPLDSEIGLTAVQAAVRQHNQQSNHLNYFGLMEISKLTSYYIPAPSMGTMMGLEFAMVETACRKDSRMVLEACSPRCPDRAHHIFCKATYKVRGREVDELECEFYPPKDITPLAVEPTCTLFHGSPEDEACHRQLQVHHKDVHQICPFTSLA